The following proteins are encoded in a genomic region of Vibrio spartinae:
- a CDS encoding carbohydrate porin → MKTSGILKLSAVALLTSAALNVHAGTSVTNEMGTFAIHGDVEFNNDYRNQETAGPDTTTYDQNGRLLIGVAGSRDVGSNGYINANAETLLHLDGDITADDAWIAIGEKADWEIKMGRFEAYDLFPAGQDTIVNYAQDVYMTKYARGRSDNGQINLSKTTERVYFELSTNFMANDDDNINARNNAVFLRPVVAATLTDSLKLAVGAEINATADEEDAANDFSGYGATLNYTMGDLNMNVSYAARDFDDTTNQEDTTYGVNAQYQNFFIAYVYAETDTGTTAKSTTVYSSYKFANIMDVEDLALYAGGYYSDVKDSDNTDSGLRLRVKYLF, encoded by the coding sequence ATGAAAACAAGTGGTATTTTGAAATTATCAGCTGTCGCCCTACTGACTTCTGCTGCACTCAATGTTCATGCGGGAACCAGCGTGACCAATGAAATGGGAACATTCGCGATTCATGGTGATGTGGAGTTTAATAATGACTACCGTAACCAAGAAACGGCCGGTCCCGACACCACGACTTATGATCAAAATGGCCGTCTTTTGATTGGTGTTGCCGGTTCTCGGGATGTGGGGAGTAATGGCTATATCAATGCAAATGCTGAAACATTGCTGCATCTCGATGGTGACATCACTGCCGATGATGCGTGGATTGCAATCGGTGAAAAAGCGGACTGGGAAATTAAAATGGGACGCTTTGAAGCATATGACCTCTTCCCTGCAGGTCAGGATACAATTGTCAATTACGCCCAAGACGTTTATATGACCAAGTATGCCCGTGGACGTAGTGACAATGGTCAGATCAATTTGTCCAAAACGACTGAACGCGTCTATTTCGAGCTCAGCACCAACTTTATGGCCAACGATGACGATAATATCAACGCAAGAAATAATGCGGTGTTTCTTCGTCCGGTCGTCGCCGCCACGCTGACTGACTCATTGAAATTAGCCGTCGGCGCAGAAATTAACGCAACTGCTGATGAAGAAGATGCGGCTAATGATTTTTCCGGTTATGGTGCAACGCTGAACTATACCATGGGTGACCTCAATATGAATGTGAGTTATGCCGCCCGTGACTTTGATGATACCACCAACCAAGAAGATACTACCTACGGTGTCAACGCGCAGTACCAAAACTTCTTTATTGCCTATGTCTATGCCGAAACAGATACAGGCACAACAGCGAAAAGCACCACCGTCTATTCCTCGTATAAATTCGCCAACATTATGGATGTAGAAGACTTGGCGCTGTACGCCGGTGGCTATTACTCCGACGTAAAAGATTCTGACAATACCGACAGCGGTCTACGTCTGCGGGTTAAATATCTGTTCTAA
- the hxpB gene encoding hexitol phosphatase HxpB — MALPYKAVIFDMDGVLIDSEPFWRQAQIETLATYGAEITVEACIQYTMGKRLDAIASTWCQRCQLQIDPVILAQQILEKLIVQVRAHGHALPGVHQLLNALKQAGYRIGLATSSGPEIIQAVLQRLEIETYFSQICSAEDEDYGKPHPAVYLSAAQKLDVSPDQCLVIEDSVTGMIAAKAASMTTFVVNAHQQDPRFALADQYLTSLEAIVSLIHVNN; from the coding sequence ATGGCATTGCCATATAAAGCAGTTATTTTTGATATGGATGGCGTATTAATTGATTCAGAACCGTTCTGGCGGCAGGCACAGATTGAAACGCTGGCTACTTATGGTGCTGAAATCACGGTTGAAGCATGTATTCAGTACACCATGGGAAAACGGTTAGACGCGATTGCTTCGACTTGGTGTCAACGTTGTCAGCTTCAGATTGATCCGGTGATTCTGGCGCAGCAAATCCTAGAAAAACTGATTGTTCAGGTGAGGGCGCATGGTCATGCACTGCCGGGTGTTCATCAACTGTTGAATGCGCTGAAACAGGCGGGCTATCGCATTGGTTTAGCGACCTCATCCGGGCCGGAAATTATTCAAGCCGTGCTTCAGCGTCTTGAGATAGAAACGTACTTTAGCCAAATTTGTAGTGCCGAAGATGAAGATTACGGTAAGCCGCATCCTGCCGTTTATTTAAGTGCTGCGCAAAAACTCGATGTTTCGCCCGATCAATGTCTTGTGATTGAAGATAGTGTCACCGGCATGATTGCAGCCAAAGCCGCATCAATGACGACATTTGTTGTGAACGCGCACCAGCAGGATCCTCGGTTTGCGCTGGCCGATCAATACTTGACGTCACTGGAAGCGATCGTCTCGCTAATTCATGTCAATAACTAA
- a CDS encoding outer membrane beta-barrel protein, with the protein MKKTLIGLALLGASTSAFADSWIYGGASVGQSDFKGEHGTAYNIHVGTGILPLIGLEAGFTKFEEIDVSPTNKTEATTGYFAIKPSIDFGPLHVYAKGGLHAWDEKVNGAKVDDGVDLMYGVGVEYFMMGPISVGASYQTYVMGDNDMKTFNLNATFHFL; encoded by the coding sequence ATGAAAAAAACATTAATTGGATTGGCACTTTTGGGTGCATCAACATCTGCCTTTGCAGATTCATGGATTTATGGCGGCGCTTCCGTTGGACAATCTGACTTTAAAGGTGAACATGGTACAGCCTACAATATTCATGTCGGCACAGGTATTCTGCCATTGATTGGTTTAGAAGCCGGTTTTACAAAGTTTGAAGAGATTGATGTCTCGCCAACCAATAAAACAGAAGCGACGACTGGTTATTTTGCGATTAAGCCAAGCATCGATTTTGGCCCGCTCCATGTCTATGCCAAAGGTGGCCTGCATGCCTGGGATGAAAAGGTGAATGGTGCCAAAGTGGATGATGGTGTTGACCTGATGTACGGTGTCGGTGTGGAATACTTCATGATGGGGCCGATTTCTGTCGGTGCCAGCTACCAAACCTATGTCATGGGTGACAATGACATGAAAACTTTCAATCTGAATGCTACATTCCATTTTCTTTAA
- the hrpA gene encoding ATP-dependent RNA helicase HrpA, whose translation MTSSQPHTQPPQAQANTLGTLRHALKQCMLKDRFRLSKRIQGASKINNPNAKQAVFDEIAQDIAKSMMAAELRQQTSAVLEYPEILPVSQKRDDIAQAIEKHQVVIVAGETGSGKTTQLPKICAELGRGTYGVIGHTQPRRLAARSVAARIAEETKTSLGDFVGYKVRFNDQISDQTQIKLMTDGILLAEIQHDRFLNQYDTIIIDEAHERSLNIDFILGYLKQLLPKRPDLKVIITSATIDPERFSQHFDSAPIIEVSGRTYPVDTRYRPLAGEDESERDQLDGIFEAVDELSDEGPGDILIFMNGEREIRDTADALSKRNLKHTEIVPLYARLSAGEQNRIFQSHSGRRIVLATNVAETSLTVPGIKYVIDPGTARISRYSYRTKVQRLPIEPVSQASANQRKGRCGRVEAGICIRLYSEDDFQSRPEFTDPEILRTNLASVILQMTALGLGDIEAFPFVEAPDKRNIQDGVRLLEELGAIQTQTQERKKQLTEIGQKLSRLPIDPRLARMVLEAPKWGCLKEVMIISAALSIQDPRERPSEKQQSADEKHRRFYHEDSDFLTFVHLWDYIKQQQKALSSNQFRRQCKSDYLNYLRIREWQDVYFQLHQSMHDLGLKLNEEPGSYQGVHTSILVGLLSHIGIKDQEEKEYHGARNARFHIFPASGLFKKQPKWVMSAELVETSKLWARVVAKIQPEWIEPLAQHLIKRSYSEPHWSKKRAAVMADEKVTLFGVPIVAKRLVNYGPIDAVLSREIFIRSALVEGEWETKHAFFKQNRKLLQEVEELEHKSRRRDILIDDESLFQFYDQRVGTEVVSGRHFDTWWKKTSRENPEYLHFEKEMLFKGDASHVTELDYPNFWHQNGIKLKLSYQFEPGDDSDGVTVHIPLAVLNQIEPMGFDWQIPGLRHELVVNLIKSLPKTLRKNFVPAPNYADAFLARTTPMELPLLDALEKELKRMTGVTILREDWQVDQLPEHLRITFRAVDHRHRKLRENKDLFTLKESLKDKVKETLSQVADDDIEQKGLHTWSFGELPLVYQQKKGGFDVRAYPALVDEKDSVAIQLFETEQEQQRAMRAGERRLILLNVPSPVKYLHANLPNKSKLGLYFNPYGKVLDLIDDCIACGIDKLIDGQGGLVWQAEAFEALKEYVRGELGDTVVDIAKQVEEILTTAYQINKKLKGKVDFTMAFALSDIKAQIESLIFKGFATECGWKKLPDILRYMKAIERRLEKLPIDPNKDRLHMLKIEAVTQDYRELLNKIPQGASIPENVKAIRWMIEELRVSFFAQQLGTPYPVSDKRIKNAISEC comes from the coding sequence TTGACGTCGTCACAGCCACATACCCAACCCCCTCAGGCACAGGCCAATACTCTGGGAACTCTGCGTCATGCATTGAAACAATGTATGCTCAAAGATCGGTTCCGCCTGAGTAAACGGATTCAGGGGGCCAGTAAAATTAACAACCCCAACGCCAAACAGGCCGTTTTTGATGAAATCGCTCAGGACATTGCCAAATCGATGATGGCAGCCGAGCTCAGACAGCAAACCTCTGCGGTATTAGAGTACCCGGAGATTTTGCCTGTGAGTCAGAAACGAGATGATATTGCCCAAGCAATTGAAAAGCATCAGGTCGTGATTGTGGCGGGTGAAACCGGCTCAGGGAAAACCACACAGTTGCCGAAGATCTGTGCTGAATTGGGGCGTGGCACATATGGGGTGATTGGTCATACACAACCGCGTCGATTAGCCGCACGCTCTGTCGCGGCCCGGATTGCTGAAGAAACCAAAACTTCACTCGGCGATTTCGTCGGTTATAAAGTGCGTTTTAATGATCAGATATCCGATCAGACTCAGATTAAATTGATGACGGACGGGATACTGCTGGCTGAAATTCAGCATGATCGATTTCTCAATCAGTACGATACGATCATTATCGATGAAGCCCATGAGCGGAGTCTGAATATTGATTTCATTCTCGGCTATTTAAAACAGTTGTTGCCGAAGCGTCCTGATCTGAAAGTGATTATCACGTCGGCGACGATCGATCCTGAACGTTTCTCCCAGCACTTTGACAGCGCCCCGATCATTGAAGTATCCGGCAGAACGTATCCGGTTGATACCCGTTATCGTCCCTTAGCCGGTGAAGATGAGAGTGAGCGTGATCAGCTCGACGGTATTTTTGAAGCTGTTGATGAGCTGAGTGATGAAGGGCCGGGTGATATCCTGATCTTTATGAACGGGGAACGTGAGATCAGGGATACCGCCGATGCCTTGAGCAAGCGCAACCTCAAACATACTGAAATTGTGCCTTTGTATGCGCGTCTCTCTGCGGGTGAGCAGAATCGGATTTTTCAATCCCACAGCGGGCGGAGAATTGTTTTGGCGACCAACGTTGCTGAAACATCGCTGACGGTGCCGGGGATTAAATACGTGATTGATCCGGGGACCGCCCGCATCAGTCGTTATAGTTACCGCACTAAAGTCCAACGTCTACCGATTGAGCCCGTTTCTCAGGCCAGCGCCAATCAGCGTAAAGGGCGTTGTGGCCGGGTTGAAGCCGGGATTTGTATCCGGCTTTATTCTGAAGATGATTTTCAATCTCGTCCGGAGTTTACCGATCCCGAAATTCTCAGAACCAATCTGGCATCGGTCATTTTGCAGATGACCGCCTTGGGGCTCGGTGACATTGAGGCATTCCCCTTTGTGGAAGCCCCGGATAAGCGAAATATTCAAGATGGGGTTCGGCTGCTTGAAGAGTTAGGCGCGATTCAGACGCAAACTCAGGAACGCAAAAAACAGTTGACCGAGATTGGACAAAAGTTGTCGCGTCTTCCTATTGATCCGCGGCTCGCCCGTATGGTGCTTGAAGCGCCGAAATGGGGATGTCTGAAAGAAGTGATGATTATCTCGGCGGCTTTGTCGATTCAGGATCCCCGAGAGCGTCCTTCGGAGAAACAGCAGTCAGCCGATGAAAAACACCGTCGTTTTTACCATGAAGACTCTGATTTTCTGACCTTTGTTCATCTATGGGATTATATCAAACAACAACAAAAGGCTCTGAGTAGTAATCAGTTCAGACGTCAGTGTAAAAGCGATTATCTGAATTATCTGCGCATTCGCGAATGGCAGGATGTCTATTTTCAATTGCATCAAAGTATGCATGACTTGGGGCTGAAACTGAATGAGGAACCCGGCAGTTATCAGGGAGTTCACACCTCGATTCTGGTTGGTTTACTGTCTCATATCGGGATCAAAGATCAGGAAGAGAAAGAGTACCACGGGGCGAGAAACGCTCGTTTTCATATTTTCCCGGCTTCCGGCCTGTTTAAGAAGCAACCGAAATGGGTGATGTCGGCTGAGCTGGTGGAAACCTCGAAACTTTGGGCCAGAGTGGTGGCGAAGATTCAACCGGAGTGGATTGAGCCGCTGGCACAACACTTGATCAAACGGAGCTATAGTGAGCCGCATTGGTCGAAAAAGCGCGCAGCGGTGATGGCTGATGAGAAAGTGACCTTGTTTGGTGTACCGATTGTTGCCAAACGTCTGGTGAACTACGGCCCGATTGATGCAGTCTTGAGCCGGGAAATCTTCATTCGGAGTGCGCTGGTAGAAGGTGAGTGGGAGACTAAACACGCTTTCTTCAAACAAAACCGCAAGCTGTTACAAGAAGTGGAAGAGCTGGAACATAAATCGAGACGCCGGGACATTCTGATTGATGATGAGTCCTTGTTTCAATTTTATGATCAGCGCGTCGGTACGGAAGTTGTCTCTGGCCGTCACTTTGATACATGGTGGAAAAAGACCAGCCGGGAGAATCCGGAATATCTCCATTTTGAAAAAGAGATGTTGTTCAAAGGTGATGCCAGCCATGTGACCGAACTCGATTATCCGAATTTCTGGCATCAGAATGGCATCAAGCTGAAGCTTAGCTATCAATTTGAACCTGGTGATGATAGTGACGGTGTCACGGTTCATATCCCGTTGGCCGTATTGAACCAAATTGAACCGATGGGGTTTGACTGGCAGATCCCCGGGCTGCGCCATGAACTCGTGGTCAATTTGATCAAATCGTTGCCGAAAACATTGCGCAAGAATTTTGTGCCGGCGCCGAACTACGCAGATGCCTTTTTGGCCCGGACGACGCCGATGGAACTGCCATTATTGGATGCACTGGAAAAAGAGCTGAAACGAATGACCGGGGTGACCATTCTGCGGGAAGACTGGCAAGTCGATCAGCTCCCGGAGCACCTGCGAATCACATTCAGAGCCGTCGATCATCGTCATAGAAAGCTACGGGAAAATAAAGACTTATTCACGTTAAAAGAGAGCCTGAAAGACAAAGTCAAGGAGACCCTGTCTCAGGTTGCCGATGATGATATCGAACAGAAAGGTCTGCATACCTGGAGTTTCGGTGAGCTTCCTCTGGTCTATCAGCAGAAAAAAGGTGGCTTCGATGTCAGAGCCTATCCGGCTCTGGTTGACGAAAAAGACAGTGTTGCCATTCAGTTATTTGAGACCGAGCAAGAGCAACAACGCGCCATGCGAGCAGGAGAGCGGCGATTAATTTTGCTCAATGTGCCGTCTCCGGTGAAATATTTGCACGCTAACTTACCGAACAAATCGAAACTCGGACTCTATTTCAATCCATACGGCAAAGTGTTGGATCTGATTGATGACTGCATTGCCTGTGGGATCGACAAGCTTATCGATGGGCAAGGCGGATTAGTCTGGCAGGCCGAGGCGTTTGAAGCGTTGAAAGAGTACGTTCGCGGTGAATTGGGCGATACGGTCGTTGATATTGCAAAACAAGTTGAAGAAATTTTGACGACTGCGTATCAAATCAACAAAAAACTGAAAGGGAAAGTCGATTTTACGATGGCATTTGCACTTTCTGATATCAAAGCGCAAATTGAAAGCCTGATCTTCAAAGGCTTTGCCACGGAATGCGGTTGGAAAAAGCTCCCGGATATCCTAAGGTATATGAAGGCTATCGAGCGTCGATTAGAAAAATTACCCATCGATCCCAACAAAGATCGACTCCATATGCTGAAAATAGAAGCGGTGACGCAAGATTATCGGGAATTATTGAACAAAATTCCGCAAGGTGCTTCGATTCCCGAAAATGTTAAAGCGATCCGCTGGATGATTGAAGAGTTAAGGGTGAGCTTTTTTGCCCAACAACTTGGCACGCCTTATCCCGTTTCGGATAAGCGGATCAAGAATGCCATCAGCGAATGTTAA
- a CDS encoding VC1380 family protein, translating to MYISFDVRHAGETRDNVKASELIHILNALPNDPEIVTGETWLPERLLHAKCLDDLLFCQFDNAPEENEGDEEGRGFVDHELSLMKSHIMQIFTEKAPLEHKRDAILALILYAHEHSSSDVVEMLEQISLQENSLQESSLQENHFHESNVHENNVHENNVHENNVQENNIQANHLQANDQET from the coding sequence ATGTATATTTCGTTTGATGTCAGACATGCAGGTGAGACCCGAGATAACGTGAAAGCTTCTGAATTGATTCATATACTGAATGCCCTGCCCAATGATCCGGAAATCGTGACCGGAGAAACGTGGCTTCCGGAACGTTTGCTGCACGCCAAATGTCTTGATGATTTGTTGTTTTGTCAGTTTGATAATGCGCCGGAAGAAAATGAGGGGGACGAAGAAGGCCGAGGATTCGTCGATCATGAACTGTCGCTGATGAAAAGTCATATCATGCAGATTTTTACGGAAAAAGCACCTTTGGAACATAAGCGGGATGCGATTCTGGCTTTGATTCTTTATGCGCATGAACACTCGTCATCGGATGTGGTCGAAATGCTTGAACAGATCAGCCTGCAAGAAAATAGTTTGCAGGAAAGCAGTTTGCAGGAAAACCATTTTCATGAAAGCAATGTTCATGAAAACAATGTCCATGAAAACAATGTTCATGAAAACAATGTCCAGGAAAATAATATTCAAGCAAACCATCTTCAAGCAAACGATCAAGAAACTTAA